A window from Opitutia bacterium ISCC 52 encodes these proteins:
- the hemN gene encoding oxygen-independent coproporphyrinogen III oxidase: MEVNLDLIQQYNEAGPRYTSYPPANIFSDSFDRNDLKSSIEASNTEDRPLSLYFHLPFCHSLCWFCGCNKIITHNPEAADEYLDYLEKEIKLRSEEISQERKVVQLHYGGGTPTFFNGDQLARLWSLIESNFNFSDDAELSIEIDPRTMQASQPELLFKQGFRRASLGIQDFNPQVQKAVHRIQPEEMTRSTVDQLRDAGFTSINVDLIYGLPYQTAKSFEETLSRALALNPDRFAIFNYAHVPWIVPAQRIIKEDTLPAPATKLAMLKLITETLTRESYHYIGLDHFAREEDELSVAQKRRTLQRNFQGYSTYAGVDIQAYGVSSISQNKTAYFQNEKDINVWKERLDKGDTPTAKAYVLTKDDEIRRYVILELMCNLFLDLDQVNELFSIEFNDYFADELNALSSMEQDGLVQVTNNSIEITDTGRLLIRNIAMRFDAFHKGAQGRFSKTIYEPASIPRVDDY; the protein is encoded by the coding sequence CTGGAAGTAAATCTCGACCTCATCCAACAATACAACGAAGCCGGGCCAAGATATACCTCCTACCCTCCTGCAAATATTTTTTCTGACTCATTCGACAGGAATGATCTGAAAAGCAGTATTGAAGCATCCAATACCGAAGATCGTCCACTCTCGCTCTACTTTCACCTCCCCTTCTGCCATAGTCTTTGCTGGTTTTGTGGATGTAACAAAATCATAACCCATAATCCAGAAGCAGCAGACGAGTATCTCGATTACCTTGAGAAGGAAATCAAACTCCGCTCTGAGGAGATCTCTCAAGAAAGAAAAGTCGTTCAACTGCACTACGGCGGTGGCACCCCCACCTTTTTCAATGGTGATCAACTCGCAAGGCTTTGGTCACTCATTGAAAGCAATTTTAACTTCTCGGACGATGCAGAACTCAGCATCGAGATTGACCCGAGAACGATGCAGGCCAGTCAACCAGAGCTCCTATTCAAACAGGGCTTTCGCCGTGCTTCACTTGGCATCCAGGATTTTAATCCACAAGTCCAAAAAGCCGTTCACAGAATTCAACCCGAGGAGATGACTCGCTCTACGGTGGATCAGCTAAGAGATGCGGGATTCACCTCTATCAACGTCGATCTCATTTATGGGCTGCCCTACCAAACGGCCAAGAGCTTTGAAGAAACTTTGAGCCGGGCTCTTGCTCTCAATCCTGATCGTTTCGCAATTTTCAACTATGCCCATGTGCCCTGGATAGTACCGGCACAACGAATTATCAAAGAAGATACCCTTCCAGCACCTGCCACCAAACTGGCCATGCTGAAGCTCATCACTGAAACACTTACCAGGGAGTCTTATCATTACATTGGTTTGGATCACTTCGCCCGGGAGGAAGATGAACTTTCTGTTGCACAGAAAAGACGTACCCTTCAGCGAAACTTCCAAGGTTATAGCACCTATGCGGGCGTAGACATTCAGGCATATGGTGTAAGCTCTATCTCACAGAACAAAACGGCCTATTTTCAAAATGAGAAAGACATCAATGTCTGGAAGGAACGTTTAGACAAAGGAGACACTCCAACCGCAAAGGCCTATGTCCTTACCAAGGATGACGAGATCCGACGCTACGTTATCCTGGAGTTAATGTGTAACTTATTCCTGGATCTAGACCAAGTAAACGAATTGTTTTCCATCGAGTTCAACGATTACTTCGCAGACGAGCTGAACGCCCTATCCTCCATGGAGCAAGACGGTCTCGTTCAGGTGACAAATAACAGTATTGAGATCACTGATACGGGCCGCCTACTCATACGCAACATTGCCATGCGTTTCGATGCCTTCCACAAAGGTGCTCAGGGTCGTTTCTCGAAAACGATATATGAGCCTGCTTCAATACCCAGGGTTGACGACTACTGA